A genomic window from Gymnodinialimonas ceratoperidinii includes:
- a CDS encoding OmpA family protein: MCLSTKAHALDLALPLTAELVHGSDPVEGRHPIALGPWSSATGVPTEDATGQVQEFTWQISGEEITTDGLLTALQNQIEAQGYMTRFTCFAEACGGFDFRHALPVGQPPEMHIDLGDFHYLAAASEDGETQAALMISRGGATGFVHLALIQPVATAEEPVIQSTRAPDVAVSLTDPDALIAELIATGSAPLDDLQFETGASSLSGDSFASLAVLAMYLAENPDRRVVLVGHTDAAGSLSGNIALSLARATSVRDYLTGSLGVDPGQIEAQGIGFLSPRASNATAEGREANRRVEVVLAEPE; encoded by the coding sequence TTGTGCCTTTCCACGAAGGCCCATGCGCTCGACCTCGCCCTGCCGCTGACGGCGGAACTGGTACATGGCAGCGACCCGGTCGAGGGGCGGCACCCGATTGCATTGGGTCCCTGGTCAAGTGCCACCGGCGTGCCGACCGAGGACGCCACCGGCCAAGTACAGGAATTCACCTGGCAGATCAGTGGCGAAGAGATCACGACGGACGGGCTGCTTACAGCGCTGCAAAACCAGATCGAGGCGCAGGGTTACATGACCCGCTTCACCTGCTTTGCAGAGGCTTGCGGGGGCTTCGACTTCCGCCACGCCCTGCCCGTCGGACAGCCGCCGGAGATGCATATCGATCTGGGCGATTTTCATTACCTCGCGGCCGCTTCAGAAGATGGAGAGACCCAAGCGGCACTGATGATCTCGCGCGGCGGCGCGACGGGCTTCGTGCATCTCGCCTTGATCCAACCCGTGGCCACGGCTGAAGAGCCTGTCATCCAATCGACGCGCGCGCCCGATGTCGCGGTGAGCCTGACAGACCCGGACGCGCTAATTGCAGAGTTGATCGCCACGGGCTCCGCGCCGCTTGATGACCTCCAGTTCGAGACGGGCGCCTCCAGCCTGAGCGGTGATAGCTTCGCCTCCCTCGCTGTCTTGGCGATGTACCTCGCTGAAAACCCCGACAGACGTGTTGTGCTGGTTGGGCACACCGATGCCGCGGGCTCGCTCTCGGGCAACATCGCGCTCTCGCTGGCGCGGGCAACCTCGGTGCGCGACTACCTCACAGGCTCTCTCGGTGTGGATCCGGGCCAGATCGAAGCGCAGGGTATCGGCTTCCTCTCGCCTCGGGCGTCAAACGCGACAGCGGAGGGACGGGAGGCCAATCGGCGGGTCGAAGTGGTACTGGCCGAGCCTGAATAA
- a CDS encoding glutathione S-transferase family protein — MNRLYHFPLSPFCRKVRLILAEKRIEVELVDEKYWEPTNEFLRRNPAGKVPVLRIDGILLCDSTAICEYIEETVPEPQLMPRDPVARAEVRRLVAWFDDKFYNEVTRNLVHERVHKKLMRSGYPDGRAVKLGAKNIKFHLRYMDWLLDQRRWLAGDKMTMADFTAAAHLSCLDYISDVDWSLSEPVKDWYATIKSRPAFRSILADQLFGFPQPPHYANLDF; from the coding sequence ATGAACCGCCTCTACCATTTTCCCTTGTCGCCTTTTTGCCGGAAGGTCCGCCTGATCCTCGCGGAGAAACGCATCGAGGTGGAATTGGTCGACGAGAAGTATTGGGAGCCCACCAATGAGTTCCTGCGCCGTAACCCGGCCGGAAAGGTGCCCGTGCTGCGCATCGACGGGATCTTGCTGTGCGACAGTACCGCGATTTGCGAATACATCGAGGAAACCGTGCCAGAGCCGCAGTTGATGCCGCGCGATCCGGTTGCGCGGGCCGAGGTGCGTCGGCTGGTGGCTTGGTTCGATGACAAGTTCTACAACGAGGTCACGCGCAATCTGGTGCACGAGCGGGTGCACAAGAAGCTGATGCGCAGTGGCTATCCTGACGGGCGCGCCGTGAAGCTGGGCGCCAAGAACATCAAGTTTCACCTGCGGTACATGGATTGGCTGCTGGATCAGCGCCGGTGGCTGGCGGGCGACAAGATGACGATGGCCGATTTCACCGCGGCCGCGCATCTGAGTTGCCTCGACTACATCTCGGATGTGGACTGGAGCCTGAGTGAGCCGGTCAAGGACTGGTATGCGACGATCAAATCGCGGCCCGCGTTCCGCTCGATCCTCGCGGATCAACTCTTCGGGTTTCCGCAGCCGCCCCACTACGCGAACCTGGACTTTTGA
- the rlmN gene encoding 23S rRNA (adenine(2503)-C(2))-methyltransferase RlmN, whose protein sequence is MTATAPITQDVKTFPRKLPDGPTNLIGLTRDALRLALIEAGTPEKQAKMRTGQIWQWLYQKGVRDFAEMTNLSKDYRAMLAETFVADVPEVVSKQVSADGTRKYLVRIAGGHEVEVVYIPEVDRGTLCISSQVGCTLTCSFCHTGTQKLVRNLTAGEIIGQVMLARDDLEEWTAAGEGSDAKPRLVSNIVLMGMGEPLYNFENVRDAMKIAMDPEGISLSRRRITLSTSGVVPEIAKTAEEIGCQLAVSFHATTDEVRDKLVPINKRWPIAELLDALRAYPKVSNSERITFEYVMLKDVNDTDEDARRLVQLIKGIPAKINLIPFNEWPGAPYERSDWARIEAFADIVYKAGYASPIRTPRGEDIMAACGQLKSATERARKSRKQIEAEAGL, encoded by the coding sequence ATGACCGCGACTGCCCCCATCACGCAGGACGTCAAAACGTTCCCTCGCAAACTGCCCGACGGGCCGACCAATCTGATTGGTCTCACTCGTGATGCCCTGCGCCTTGCGCTGATCGAGGCGGGTACGCCCGAGAAACAGGCGAAGATGCGGACCGGGCAGATCTGGCAATGGCTCTACCAGAAGGGCGTGCGAGATTTCGCGGAGATGACGAATCTCTCCAAGGATTACCGCGCGATGCTGGCGGAGACCTTCGTGGCCGATGTGCCCGAGGTCGTCTCGAAGCAGGTCAGTGCGGATGGCACGCGCAAGTATCTGGTGCGGATCGCGGGCGGCCATGAGGTGGAGGTCGTCTATATCCCCGAGGTCGATCGCGGCACGCTGTGTATCTCCAGCCAAGTCGGCTGCACGCTCACCTGCTCGTTCTGTCACACCGGCACGCAGAAGCTGGTGCGCAACCTGACCGCCGGAGAGATCATCGGTCAGGTCATGCTGGCGCGCGACGATCTGGAAGAATGGACGGCTGCGGGCGAAGGCAGCGATGCCAAGCCGCGGCTGGTCTCGAACATCGTGTTGATGGGCATGGGCGAGCCGCTCTACAACTTCGAGAACGTCCGCGACGCGATGAAGATCGCGATGGACCCCGAAGGCATCTCTCTCTCGCGTCGCCGGATCACCCTGTCGACCTCGGGCGTCGTGCCGGAGATCGCGAAGACGGCTGAAGAGATCGGCTGCCAGCTCGCCGTCAGCTTCCACGCCACCACGGATGAGGTGCGCGACAAGCTGGTGCCGATCAACAAACGCTGGCCCATCGCCGAGTTGCTCGACGCGCTGCGGGCCTATCCGAAGGTCAGCAATTCCGAGCGGATTACCTTCGAATACGTGATGCTGAAGGACGTGAACGATACGGACGAGGACGCGCGGCGCTTGGTGCAGCTGATCAAGGGCATCCCGGCGAAGATCAACCTGATCCCGTTCAACGAATGGCCGGGCGCGCCCTACGAGCGCTCGGATTGGGCGCGGATCGAGGCTTTCGCGGATATCGTCTACAAGGCGGGCTACGCCTCACCGATTCGCACGCCGCGGGGCGAGGACATCATGGCCGCCTGTGGTCAGCTGAAGTCGGCAACTGAACGCGCGCGTAAATCGCGCAAGCAGATCGAGGCCGAAGCAGGCTTGTAA
- a CDS encoding DNA topoisomerase IB: MIPENLTYYPDDRPGITRRRAGRGFSYRAPDGTRIEQAAERKRIEALAVPPAYTDVWISPRKRGHLQATGIDAATRKQYRYHPDWSAFRSALKFDDLPRFGLALPRIRAAIREGLEEEVGSRTFALSAVLGLIDRLSLRPGHPEYAETNGSFGATTLRSKHLVANDDGTELRFRAKGGVKVSEVLSDKRLARALHKLDDLPGAPLATWLDGETVRQITPDMVSAHLAEITGEEGLTPKTFRTWNGSVAAMEVALRDDEVTIKDMAEAAAERLNNTPTIARNSYIHPDVIGLADVSASERVSFGEAGTPARLRKAERAMLALLG; encoded by the coding sequence ATGATCCCGGAGAACCTGACATATTACCCCGATGACCGTCCCGGCATTACCCGCCGGAGGGCCGGGCGTGGGTTCAGCTATCGCGCCCCGGATGGCACGCGGATCGAACAGGCGGCCGAGCGCAAGCGGATCGAGGCGCTGGCCGTGCCGCCCGCCTATACCGACGTCTGGATTTCGCCGCGCAAACGCGGGCACCTGCAGGCGACCGGCATCGATGCGGCGACCCGAAAGCAATATCGGTATCACCCGGATTGGAGCGCCTTCCGCTCGGCGCTGAAGTTCGACGACCTGCCGCGCTTCGGACTGGCCCTGCCCCGCATCCGGGCGGCGATCAGGGAAGGTCTGGAGGAAGAAGTCGGCTCGCGCACATTCGCGCTCTCTGCCGTGCTCGGCCTCATAGATCGCCTCTCCCTCCGCCCCGGCCACCCGGAATATGCGGAGACCAATGGCAGCTTCGGCGCGACGACGCTGCGCTCCAAACATCTTGTCGCCAATGATGACGGCACCGAGTTGCGCTTTCGGGCCAAGGGCGGCGTGAAGGTGAGCGAGGTCCTGTCCGACAAGCGTCTGGCGCGGGCGTTGCACAAGCTCGACGATCTGCCCGGCGCGCCCCTCGCGACATGGCTCGACGGCGAGACTGTCCGGCAGATCACGCCAGACATGGTCAGCGCGCATCTGGCCGAAATCACCGGGGAAGAGGGGCTGACGCCCAAGACCTTCCGCACGTGGAACGGCTCTGTCGCCGCGATGGAAGTGGCCCTGCGCGATGACGAGGTGACGATCAAGGACATGGCCGAGGCTGCGGCGGAGCGGCTCAACAACACGCCGACAATTGCGCGCAACAGCTACATTCACCCCGACGTGATCGGGCTTGCCGATGTCTCGGCCAGTGAGCGGGTTTCCTTCGGCGAGGCCGGCACTCCGGCACGTTTGCGGAAGGCAGAGCGCGCGATGCTGGCTCTGCTCGGCTAG
- the queG gene encoding tRNA epoxyqueuosine(34) reductase QueG yields the protein MSALKDALLAESVAAGFAKMGVCRPDAVPETAERLRAFVDAGYHGQMGWMAERMHWRGDASALWPEAKSVIMLAEPYTHDIDPLTPLEARDRATISVYAQGRDYHDLVKKRLKRVGRWLLEQAPGEQIKVFVDTAPVMEKPLAQAAGLGWQGKHTNLLGRDLGSWFFLGAIFTTIELPVDAPEEEHCGSCTACLDICPTDAFPAPFRLDARKCISYLTIEHKGPVDRDLRAKMGNRIYGCDDCLAVCPWNKFAQAARDIRYAPRDDLKSPPLAELAQLDDAGFRARFSGSPIKRIGRDRFVRNVLYAIGNSGVFELANVAKGLTDDPDPAVADAAQWAVERLQ from the coding sequence TTGAGCGCGCTGAAGGACGCTCTTCTGGCGGAGTCCGTCGCGGCGGGCTTTGCCAAGATGGGCGTCTGTCGGCCCGACGCGGTGCCCGAGACGGCCGAGCGCCTGCGCGCCTTCGTCGATGCCGGATATCACGGGCAAATGGGGTGGATGGCCGAGCGGATGCATTGGCGTGGCGATGCCAGCGCGCTTTGGCCGGAGGCGAAATCCGTCATCATGCTGGCAGAGCCCTACACGCACGATATTGATCCGCTCACCCCGCTGGAGGCGCGCGATCGTGCCACCATCAGCGTCTATGCACAGGGGCGCGACTACCACGATCTGGTGAAAAAACGGTTGAAGCGCGTGGGTCGCTGGCTGCTGGAGCAGGCGCCGGGCGAGCAGATCAAGGTCTTTGTCGACACCGCCCCGGTGATGGAGAAGCCCTTGGCGCAGGCAGCGGGGCTCGGCTGGCAGGGCAAGCACACCAACCTTCTGGGGCGCGATCTTGGGAGTTGGTTCTTCCTCGGTGCGATCTTCACCACGATCGAGCTGCCGGTCGATGCGCCCGAGGAAGAGCATTGCGGCTCTTGCACCGCCTGTCTCGACATCTGTCCGACGGACGCCTTTCCCGCGCCGTTCCGGCTCGATGCGCGCAAGTGCATTTCCTATCTGACGATCGAGCATAAGGGGCCGGTGGACAGGGACCTGCGCGCGAAGATGGGCAATCGCATCTATGGCTGCGATGATTGCCTCGCTGTGTGCCCCTGGAACAAGTTTGCGCAAGCTGCCCGGGACATTCGCTACGCGCCGCGTGACGACCTGAAATCGCCCCCGCTCGCCGAATTGGCGCAATTAGACGACGCGGGTTTCCGCGCGCGGTTTTCGGGGTCTCCCATCAAGCGCATCGGGCGCGACAGGTTTGTGCGAAACGTGCTCTATGCGATTGGAAATTCGGGGGTTTTTGAGTTGGCAAACGTCGCAAAGGGGCTGACAGATGATCCCGACCCCGCGGTCGCTGACGCCGCGCAATGGGCAGTGGAGAGGTTGCAATGA
- a CDS encoding L,D-transpeptidase family protein, whose product MRFLLIALLTLTALTGCSRFIEYDGPQVTRVIVHKDDRLMYLMHNEEILEAYEFELGFAPEGHKLEEGDGRTPEGEYMIDRRNPNSAYYLSIGIDYPNEEDIAQARARGVSPGGDIFIHGTPRPFRRDDDWTAGCIAVSNRDMRQIYAMVEDGTPISIYP is encoded by the coding sequence ATGCGTTTTCTTCTGATTGCTCTGCTCACGCTCACGGCCCTCACCGGATGTTCGCGTTTCATCGAGTACGATGGACCACAGGTGACGCGCGTGATCGTCCACAAGGACGACCGGCTTATGTACCTGATGCATAACGAAGAAATCCTCGAAGCTTACGAATTCGAACTGGGCTTCGCACCCGAAGGCCACAAGCTGGAAGAAGGCGATGGTCGCACGCCCGAGGGCGAGTACATGATCGACCGCCGCAACCCCAACAGCGCGTACTACCTCTCGATCGGGATCGACTATCCGAACGAGGAAGACATCGCGCAGGCCCGCGCCCGTGGTGTCAGCCCCGGTGGCGACATTTTCATTCACGGCACGCCGCGGCCGTTCCGGCGCGACGACGACTGGACGGCGGGCTGTATCGCGGTGAGCAATCGCGACATGCGCCAGATCTACGCGATGGTCGAAGACGGCACGCCGATCTCGATCTACCCGTAG
- a CDS encoding invasion associated locus B family protein has protein sequence MKSASRGIAVLALGLGAVLPGMGLAQSDEAPWPVYVQEEPARCWIVSDPTGTTASRGGTDVSGNISRDTALFFVSYWPDDGRMGEVSYTGGYQFAEDSVVTVEVGDDSFELFTEGPMSWAGSPEADARLIAAMREGIEAVVTATSTRGTEVIDTFSLQGFDRAIDDASVRCAPE, from the coding sequence ATGAAAAGCGCATCACGCGGCATAGCCGTTCTGGCACTGGGCCTTGGCGCAGTGCTGCCCGGCATGGGCTTGGCGCAGAGCGATGAGGCGCCGTGGCCCGTCTATGTGCAGGAAGAGCCCGCGCGGTGCTGGATCGTTTCGGACCCCACGGGCACGACGGCGTCGCGCGGTGGCACCGATGTCTCGGGCAACATCAGCCGCGATACGGCGCTGTTTTTCGTCTCCTACTGGCCAGACGATGGCCGCATGGGCGAGGTCAGCTATACCGGCGGCTACCAGTTCGCCGAGGACAGCGTTGTCACGGTCGAGGTGGGGGACGACAGCTTCGAATTGTTCACCGAAGGCCCGATGTCATGGGCCGGCTCTCCCGAAGCAGATGCGCGGTTGATCGCCGCCATGCGCGAAGGGATCGAGGCAGTGGTGACGGCGACGTCCACCCGTGGGACAGAGGTCATCGATACATTCAGCCTGCAAGGGTTCGACCGCGCAATCGATGACGCCTCCGTGCGCTGCGCGCCGGAATAG
- a CDS encoding SDR family oxidoreductase, translating into MKLLIFGYGFSSKAFAKAVPSDWEIVATTRSPEKAAKMTGVTARIFPGDDLAQDVAEATHILISAGPDQGRDPVLAELRDAFAAAKPEWVGYLSTTGVYGDHQGGWVDEQTPLTPTSERGEARVATEGEWLDLYREHGLPVHIFRLAGIYGPGRGPFAKVRSGNARRIVKKNQVFSRTHIDDIAQVLLASIARPNPGAAYNVCDDQPAPPQDVIAYAAELLGLPVPPAIPFEDAEMTPMGRSFYSESKRVDNTRIKEELGVKLLYPDYHTGLTALLSAESDR; encoded by the coding sequence ATGAAGCTTTTGATTTTCGGGTATGGCTTCTCGTCAAAGGCCTTCGCAAAGGCCGTGCCGAGCGACTGGGAGATCGTCGCGACGACGCGGTCGCCTGAGAAAGCCGCCAAGATGACGGGCGTGACGGCTCGGATCTTTCCGGGGGATGACCTAGCGCAGGACGTGGCGGAGGCGACACACATCCTGATTTCCGCCGGCCCGGATCAAGGGCGCGATCCGGTTCTGGCTGAGCTTCGCGACGCCTTCGCAGCGGCCAAGCCCGAGTGGGTCGGTTACCTGTCCACCACTGGCGTCTACGGCGATCATCAGGGCGGCTGGGTGGACGAGCAGACGCCGCTGACCCCGACGAGCGAGCGGGGCGAGGCACGCGTCGCGACCGAGGGCGAGTGGCTGGACCTGTATCGCGAACACGGGTTGCCGGTTCATATCTTTCGGCTGGCGGGAATCTACGGCCCCGGCCGCGGCCCATTCGCCAAGGTCCGGAGCGGTAACGCGCGCAGGATCGTAAAGAAAAACCAGGTGTTTAGCCGCACGCATATCGACGATATCGCGCAGGTGCTTCTTGCCTCGATCGCGCGGCCCAACCCCGGCGCGGCTTACAATGTCTGCGACGATCAACCTGCCCCGCCGCAGGACGTGATCGCCTACGCGGCCGAGCTGTTGGGGCTGCCCGTTCCACCTGCGATTCCGTTTGAGGACGCCGAGATGACGCCGATGGGGCGCAGCTTCTATTCCGAATCCAAGCGGGTCGATAACACGCGGATCAAGGAAGAACTCGGGGTGAAACTCCTCTATCCCGACTACCACACTGGTCTGACTGCGCTTCTTTCCGCTGAGAGCGATCGCTAA
- the speB gene encoding agmatinase encodes MTNSYDSGRLNLPFVGISTFGKYEYVADWNAIDADVAVLGAPFDFGTQWRPGARFGPRAIREASTLFSFGHAGAYDHEDDVTYLGPGTKIIDMGDADIVHTQTEASHANIEKGVRAALEAGAIPVTLGGDHSINIPCVRAFADRGPIHIVQIDAHLDFVDERHGVRYGHGNPMRRAAEQDHVTGLSQFGIRNVSSTAKEGYDDARRFGSDIQSVRQIRALGAEAAAARVPEGVNLYITIDIDGFDPSIAPGTGTPSHGGFLYYEVMEFLAILARRNCIVGVDLVEVAPDYDRDGTTAILAAQVLLNLIGRILHARKA; translated from the coding sequence ATGACCAATTCTTATGACAGCGGCCGGCTCAACCTGCCTTTCGTCGGTATCTCGACCTTCGGTAAATACGAATACGTCGCGGACTGGAACGCCATCGACGCGGACGTGGCCGTGCTTGGCGCGCCCTTTGATTTCGGCACCCAATGGCGCCCCGGTGCCCGCTTCGGTCCGCGCGCGATCCGGGAAGCCTCGACCTTATTCTCATTCGGTCACGCCGGGGCCTACGATCACGAGGACGACGTCACCTACTTGGGGCCCGGTACGAAGATCATCGACATGGGGGATGCGGATATCGTCCACACCCAGACCGAGGCTTCTCACGCCAATATCGAAAAGGGGGTTCGGGCGGCCCTCGAAGCCGGGGCCATCCCGGTCACGCTTGGTGGCGATCATTCAATCAACATCCCATGCGTGCGCGCCTTTGCCGATCGCGGACCGATCCATATCGTGCAGATCGATGCGCATCTGGATTTCGTCGATGAGCGCCACGGTGTGCGATACGGTCACGGCAACCCGATGCGACGGGCCGCCGAGCAGGATCACGTCACGGGTCTGAGCCAGTTCGGCATTCGCAATGTCAGCAGCACCGCGAAGGAGGGCTATGACGACGCCCGCCGGTTCGGCTCGGACATCCAGTCGGTTCGTCAGATTCGCGCCTTGGGTGCCGAGGCCGCCGCAGCGCGTGTGCCGGAAGGGGTGAACCTTTACATCACGATCGACATCGACGGATTCGATCCCTCCATCGCGCCCGGTACGGGCACGCCGTCCCATGGCGGGTTTCTCTATTACGAGGTGATGGAGTTCCTCGCCATTCTCGCGCGGCGGAATTGCATCGTCGGGGTGGATCTGGTGGAGGTCGCGCCGGATTACGACCGTGACGGGACGACAGCGATCCTTGCGGCACAGGTGTTATTGAACCTCATCGGGCGCATCCTCCACGCTCGGAAAGCCTAG
- the mtgA gene encoding monofunctional biosynthetic peptidoglycan transglycosylase, which yields MAKRTRKTKKKESRLRLGLRAVKRWLLRGAVGLAVFFLLWILIYAVVPVPTTIYMQQERARLGGIERDWTPMEEIAPVLARSVVAAEDANFCLHWGFDMSAIRDAIAEGAARGGSTISQQTVKNTFLWHGRSWLRKAMEAAITPVMELIWPKARVLEVYLNVAEFAPGVFGAEAGARHHFGVSAADLSARQAALLAAVLPNPQERNASAPSNFVDRRARSIADGAATIRADGRDDCFAN from the coding sequence TTGGCGAAACGAACGCGGAAGACGAAGAAGAAGGAATCGCGTCTGCGGCTGGGGCTGCGAGCCGTGAAGCGCTGGCTTTTGCGTGGCGCGGTCGGGCTCGCGGTGTTCTTCCTGTTGTGGATCCTGATCTATGCCGTCGTGCCGGTGCCGACGACGATCTACATGCAACAGGAACGCGCGCGTCTCGGCGGGATCGAGCGGGACTGGACACCCATGGAGGAGATCGCTCCGGTGTTGGCCCGATCAGTGGTTGCCGCGGAGGACGCGAATTTCTGCCTCCACTGGGGGTTCGACATGAGCGCGATCCGCGATGCCATCGCCGAGGGCGCGGCGCGGGGTGGCTCTACCATCAGTCAGCAGACGGTAAAGAACACGTTCCTCTGGCACGGGCGCTCCTGGCTGCGGAAGGCGATGGAGGCAGCGATCACCCCGGTCATGGAGTTGATCTGGCCCAAAGCGCGCGTGTTGGAGGTCTACCTCAACGTCGCGGAATTCGCGCCGGGGGTCTTTGGCGCGGAAGCCGGCGCGCGGCACCATTTCGGGGTCTCCGCCGCCGATCTGAGCGCGCGACAGGCCGCATTGTTGGCGGCCGTTCTGCCGAACCCGCAGGAGCGAAACGCCAGCGCGCCGTCCAATTTCGTCGACCGACGCGCCCGGTCCATCGCCGATGGAGCGGCCACAATCCGCGCTGATGGGCGGGACGATTGCTTTGCGAATTGA
- a CDS encoding LysR family transcriptional regulator, which translates to MDRLTEMEAFATVVDQGGFTDAAKKMGISKSAVSKHVSSLEARLGARLLNRTTRRVSPTEIGLAYYDRARRVLNDAGEADALVTAMQSAPSGTLRVSIATDFGVNHISPILGEFLHAFPEITVNMVLNNRYVELISEGFDMAIRVGELEDSSLMARKICETQRRMIAAPSYFEEYGRPERIDDLNEHKLLHYSNSSAGNVWKLTAPSGEQRQVRTAGWLTVNDGQSLLNAAVGGLGIAYLPSFLYAEPMRQGLLVDAMPELPTDVQGVYAVYPPGRYIQPKVRSFIDYLVEAFRDKGPNDW; encoded by the coding sequence ATGGACCGTCTCACGGAAATGGAAGCCTTTGCCACTGTGGTGGATCAAGGTGGCTTCACGGATGCTGCCAAGAAGATGGGGATTTCCAAATCTGCTGTCTCGAAACACGTATCCTCCCTAGAGGCCCGGCTCGGTGCGCGACTGCTCAACCGGACCACGCGCCGCGTGAGCCCGACCGAGATCGGATTGGCCTATTACGACCGTGCCCGCCGCGTTCTGAACGACGCAGGCGAGGCCGACGCCCTTGTGACCGCGATGCAATCTGCGCCCTCGGGCACTTTGCGCGTGTCGATTGCCACGGACTTCGGGGTCAATCACATCTCGCCGATCCTTGGCGAGTTTCTGCATGCCTTCCCGGAAATCACCGTGAACATGGTGCTCAACAACCGCTACGTGGAGTTGATTTCCGAAGGCTTCGACATGGCGATCCGCGTCGGAGAGCTGGAAGACAGCTCCCTCATGGCGCGCAAAATTTGCGAGACGCAGCGCCGGATGATCGCGGCGCCGTCGTATTTCGAGGAATATGGCCGGCCGGAGCGCATTGACGACCTCAACGAACACAAGCTCTTGCACTACAGCAATTCAAGCGCCGGCAACGTCTGGAAATTGACCGCCCCCTCGGGCGAGCAGCGGCAGGTGCGCACCGCAGGTTGGCTCACCGTGAACGACGGGCAGAGCCTTCTGAATGCTGCCGTGGGCGGTCTCGGCATCGCCTACCTGCCCAGTTTCCTCTACGCCGAGCCGATGCGCCAGGGCCTCTTGGTCGACGCGATGCCCGAGCTTCCGACCGACGTCCAAGGCGTCTACGCCGTTTATCCGCCGGGCCGTTACATCCAGCCGAAAGTGCGTTCCTTCATCGATTATCTGGTCGAGGCGTTCCGCGACAAGGGTCCGAACGACTGGTAG
- a CDS encoding class II aldolase/adducin family protein, whose protein sequence is MDYANARAELAAAFRLTAREDMHEGVANHFSLAVNDAGTQFLINPKKHFSTMRASDLWVIDAEDPSTMEGDNAPDQTAWGLHASLHRHVPHARCAMHVHSTYATVLASLQDSRLPAIDQNSAMFHNRQVVDENYGGLALEEEGTRCAKLFQDPTVRTMIMGNHGVLFIGETVAETFSRMYYFERAARNYIIALSTGRALRELPEDVAELTAKQMEDDICGDQDVLDGMRAMLDAEGLDYAA, encoded by the coding sequence ATGGATTACGCCAACGCTCGCGCCGAACTTGCGGCCGCTTTTCGCTTGACCGCACGCGAGGACATGCACGAGGGGGTCGCGAACCACTTTTCGCTCGCCGTGAACGACGCGGGCACGCAGTTCCTGATCAACCCCAAGAAGCACTTCAGCACCATGCGCGCGTCGGACCTTTGGGTCATCGACGCCGAAGATCCCTCGACCATGGAAGGTGACAACGCGCCGGATCAGACCGCATGGGGCCTGCATGCCTCGTTGCATCGACACGTGCCCCACGCGCGCTGCGCCATGCACGTGCATTCCACCTACGCGACGGTGCTGGCCTCCTTGCAGGATTCACGCCTTCCCGCGATCGATCAGAACTCCGCCATGTTCCATAACCGTCAGGTCGTGGACGAGAACTACGGCGGCCTGGCGCTGGAAGAGGAAGGCACCCGCTGCGCGAAGCTGTTCCAGGACCCGACCGTGCGCACGATGATCATGGGCAACCACGGCGTGCTCTTCATCGGTGAAACCGTCGCCGAGACCTTCAGCCGGATGTACTACTTCGAGCGCGCGGCGCGGAACTACATCATCGCGTTGTCGACCGGACGGGCCCTGCGCGAACTGCCGGAAGACGTGGCCGAGTTGACCGCGAAGCAGATGGAAGACGACATCTGCGGCGATCAGGACGTGCTGGACGGAATGCGGGCAATGCTTGACGCCGAGGGGCTCGACTACGCCGCCTGA
- a CDS encoding invasion associated locus B family protein, with protein MKTYLAGILAGALALSATVALAQDESTNRVNAETDWSVFVEDDPTQCWVVSTPSETVNTRDGRVVSVRRGEILMFVSFWPGQERLGEVSFTGGYPFADGSTVTMAIGNTSFELFTEGEMAWAASPQDDDRIITAMKRGAEAVLTARSSRGTQTQDTFSLLGFTAAVEDAEARCGN; from the coding sequence ATGAAGACATATCTTGCTGGTATTCTGGCGGGCGCATTGGCCCTATCGGCCACGGTCGCGCTTGCTCAGGACGAATCGACTAACCGGGTGAACGCCGAGACCGACTGGTCCGTGTTCGTCGAAGATGACCCGACGCAGTGCTGGGTCGTATCCACACCTTCCGAAACCGTGAACACGCGTGACGGCCGAGTCGTGTCCGTGCGGCGCGGTGAAATCCTGATGTTCGTCTCTTTCTGGCCCGGCCAGGAGCGTTTGGGCGAGGTCAGCTTCACCGGCGGCTATCCCTTCGCGGATGGCTCCACCGTGACCATGGCGATCGGCAACACGTCGTTCGAATTGTTCACCGAAGGCGAAATGGCCTGGGCCGCCTCGCCGCAGGACGATGACCGCATCATCACCGCGATGAAACGCGGCGCCGAAGCGGTTCTGACGGCACGGTCCTCGCGCGGGACGCAGACGCAGGACACCTTCAGCCTTCTCGGGTTCACCGCTGCGGTGGAAGACGCCGAGGCGCGGTGCGGGAACTGA